The following are encoded together in the Trueperaceae bacterium genome:
- a CDS encoding 5-oxoprolinase subunit PxpA, whose product MARHSIDLNADAGESYGPWPMGRDEELFPLVTSVNLACGFHAGDPLTIQRSVRLAYEHGTAVGAHPGFPDRVGFGRREMKTSAEEAHADVLYQLGALSAFAELHHVKPHGALYMQMGRDEGLCRAVAAAVKAFAEELPLVVLAGSSMEAWARAEGVRTVAEAFPDRGYLASGLLASRALPGSLIRSPEAAAARALAMTRGEPFETLDGARVRLEAETLCIHGDNPEAVEIARAVREALEEAGVEVAAF is encoded by the coding sequence GTGGCCCGCCATTCGATAGACCTGAACGCAGACGCCGGCGAGTCGTACGGGCCTTGGCCGATGGGACGTGACGAGGAACTTTTCCCGCTCGTCACGTCGGTGAACCTCGCCTGCGGCTTCCACGCCGGCGATCCGCTCACGATCCAGCGCTCGGTACGCCTGGCTTACGAGCACGGGACGGCGGTGGGCGCGCATCCGGGATTCCCCGACCGGGTCGGCTTCGGGCGGCGCGAGATGAAGACGAGCGCCGAAGAGGCGCACGCCGATGTGCTGTACCAGCTCGGAGCTCTCTCTGCCTTCGCCGAGCTCCATCACGTCAAGCCACACGGGGCCCTCTACATGCAGATGGGCCGGGACGAAGGCTTGTGCCGGGCGGTTGCCGCCGCTGTCAAGGCGTTCGCCGAGGAGTTGCCGCTCGTAGTCCTGGCCGGGAGCAGTATGGAGGCGTGGGCGAGGGCAGAGGGAGTGCGGACCGTCGCCGAGGCCTTCCCCGACCGCGGTTATCTCGCGAGCGGACTGCTCGCGTCACGGGCGTTGCCCGGTTCGCTCATCCGGAGTCCGGAGGCGGCGGCTGCTCGCGCCCTCGCCATGACCCGCGGGGAACCGTTCGAGACCCTCGACGGCGCACGAGTGAGGCTCGAGGCCGAGACGCTCTGCATCCACGGCGACAACCCCGAGGCGGTGGAGATCGCCAGGGCCGTGCGGGAAGCGTTGGAGGAGGCGGGGGTCGAGGTTGCCGCTTTCTGA